The following is a genomic window from Ignavibacteriota bacterium.
AGGTGCCGCCGGATTCGATGTGGTCGGGTGATCCGGCTGAAGCGGCGATGCTGGCGCTCGAAACGACCCTGAAGGCGTATGCCACGGATGCGGACCGGGTGTATCTCACCGGGTTGTCGATGGGCGGGAATGGCTCATTCTATCTCGGGTACCGCTTCGCGGAGAAGTTCGCAGCCGTGGTCCCCATTTGCGGTTGGATCACGCCGTGGAGTGAGCACTGGCATCCGGTGGATGTGGTGGCGCCCGGCGATGAGGCAACGGCATTTGAGCGGACGGCACAGAAACTGGCGAAGACGCCGGTGTGGATCTTCCACGGCGAGATGGACAACGTCGTGCCCGTGGGGCAGTCGCGCAAGGCTGCCGAAGCCCTGATGAAGGTCAACCCGCAGGCGAAGTACACCGAGGTCGCAGGAACGGGGCACAATTCCTGGGACAACACCTACAACTCAGCATCATTCATTGCGTGGCTGTTCGCACAGAAAAAGCACTGACAGTTTGGAGG
Proteins encoded in this region:
- a CDS encoding prolyl oligopeptidase family serine peptidase; its protein translation is MTRSKRGVLAMLIGGSLMVAGLQQSDAQGKVETGFLNRTVDVKGATYKYQVYVPAEYASQQQWPVILFLHGAGERGKDGLLQTQVGLPAVIRGDVKKYPAIVVMPQVPPDSMWSGDPAEAAMLALETTLKAYATDADRVYLTGLSMGGNGSFYLGYRFAEKFAAVVPICGWITPWSEHWHPVDVVAPGDEATAFERTAQKLAKTPVWIFHGEMDNVVPVGQSRKAAEALMKVNPQAKYTEVAGTGHNSWDNTYNSASFIAWLFAQKKH